Proteins from one Physeter macrocephalus isolate SW-GA chromosome 16, ASM283717v5, whole genome shotgun sequence genomic window:
- the LOC102974398 gene encoding protein kish-A-like, whose product MWTLQWFMNQLQLLLATAQEPLENSDTDNCPQMRAFFEVQVSRGKVPADRPEGRCGWGFTSLTRSDIFNFQSLLSVILLLLCTCAYSRSLALSLLDRNKTGLLGIFWKCVRIGEWNSPYVVVCCIVVAFSILFIQ is encoded by the exons ATGTGGACCCTGCAGTGGTTCATGAACCAGCTCCAGCTTCTCTTGGCCACAGCACAGGAGCCCCTGGAAAACAGTGACACAGACAATTGCCCACAGATGAGAGCCTTTTTCGAAGTTCAAGTTTCTAGAGGAAAAGTTCCAGCAGACC GCCCAGAAGGGAGATGTGGCTGGGGCTTCACCAGCCTCACTAGGTCtgacattttcaattttcagagTCTGTTGAGTGTAATCTTGCTGCTTCTATGTACCTGTGCTTATAGCCGATCCTTGGCACTCAGCCTCCTGGACAGAAATAAAACTGGGCTGTtgggtatattttggaagtgtgtCAGAATTGGTGAATGGAACAGTCCTTATGTTGTGGTATGCTGTATTGTGGTGGCCTTCAGCATCCTCTTCATACAGTAG